A single genomic interval of Helicoverpa armigera isolate CAAS_96S chromosome 22, ASM3070526v1, whole genome shotgun sequence harbors:
- the LOC110371713 gene encoding glucose dehydrogenase [FAD, quinone], giving the protein MALTCDCPMSQPGPTLAATCGGGAFMLFMGLLEVFLRSQCDLEDPCGRAQFRRHMDSVYDFIVVGGGSAGSVVAARLSEVPEWRVLLLEAGFDEPTGAQVPSMFLNFIGSSIDWGYQTEPEPAACLGETDRKCYWPRGKVLGGTSVMNGMMYIRGSRKDYDNWAAAGNEGWSYDEVLPYFLKSEDNKQLKEMDRMYHGTGGPLTVAQFPYHPPLSYSLVKAGEELGYKQRDLNGIRHTGFAIAQTTNRNGSRLSVARAFLRPAKHRANLHIMLNATVTRVLINQTTRQAYAVEVRNSFGGTETIFANNEIILSAGAVASPQILQLSGVGEPSLLTRVGVRPVHALPGVGRNLHNHVAHFLNFRVSDNNTTPLNWATAMEYLLFRDGLMSGTGISEVTGFINTKYSNPEEDNPDIQLFFGGFLADCAKTGMVGERLDNGSRTIQIIPTVLHPKSRGRLEIASADPFAYPKIYANYLTHPEDVKTLVEGIKFAIKLSETKALKRYGVTLDKTPVKGCEKIKFGCDAYWECAVRMQTAPENHQAGSCKMGPRGDPTAVVDNLLQVQGIDRLRVADASVMPAVTSGNTNAPVIMIGERAAEFIKQRWLGPQGSYSLSQGGLTNTLQSSDAPQPTWQRWP; this is encoded by the exons ATGGCGCTGACCTGTGACTGCCCGATGTCGCAGCCGGGCCCCACGCTGGCGGCCACGTGCGGCGGGGGCGCCTTCATGCTGTTCATGGGGCTGCTCGAGGTGTTCCTCAGGAGCCAGTGCGATCTGGAGGACCCTTGTGGACGGGCACAG TTTCGTCGGCACATGGACTCAGTGTACGACTTCATAGTAGTGGGAGGGGGATCGGCAGGGTCGGTGGTGGCCGCAAGACTGTCTGAAGTACCAGAGTGGAGGGTATTGCTGTTAGAAGCAG GTTTTGACGAACCAACGGGAGCTCAAGTGCCATCGATGTTCCTGAACTTCATCGGGTCCAGCATAGACTGGGGCTACCAGACGGAGCCAGAGCCTGCTGCCTGTCTCGGAGAAACTGATCGCAAGTGCTACTGGCCTAGAGGAAAG GTCCTGGGTGGTACCTCAGTGATGAACGGCATGATGTACATCCGCGGCTCCCGCAAGGACTACGACAACTGGGCGGCTGCTGGCAACGAGGGCTGGTCCTACGACGAGGTGCTGCCCTACTTCCTCAAGTCGGAGGACAACAAGCAGCTCAAAGAGATGGACAGGATGTACCACGGGACGGGGGGACCGCTGACGGTGGCGCAGTTCCCCTATCACCCGCCCCTCAGTTATAGCTTGGTTAAGGCTGGAGAAGAGTTAG GTTACAAACAGCGAGACTTAAACGGCATTCGCCACACGGGCTTCGCGATAGCCCAGACGACGAACCGCAACGGGTCCCGACTGAGCGTCGCGCGCGCATTCCTGCGTCCCGCTAAGCACCGCGCCAACCTGCACATCATGCTGAACGCTACCGTCACCAGGGTGCTCATCAACCAGACCACCAGGCAGGCCTATGCTGTGGAAGTCAGGAACAGCTTCGGCGGAACTGAGACCATTTTTGctaataatgaaattattttgag CGCCGGAGCAGTAGCTTCCCCTCAAATCCTGCAACTCAGCGGCGTGGGTGAACCTTCCCTGCTGACCCGCGTCGGAGTGCGGCCGGTGCACGCGCTGCCGGGCGTGGGGCGCAACCTGCACAACCACGTGGCGCACTTCCTCAACTTCAGAGTCAGTGACAACAACACCACGCCGCTCAACTGGGCGACGGCTATGGAGTACCTGCTGTTCAGGGATGGACTCATGTCGGGGACTG GCATATCAGAAGTGACGGGCTTCATAAACACCAAGTACTCTAACCCTGAGGAAGACAATCCGGACATCCAGCTGTTCTTCGGCGGCTTCTTAGCCGACTGCGCGAAGACGGGCATGGTGGGGGAGCGCCTGGACAACGGCTCGCGGACCATTCAGATCATACCCACCGTGCTGCATCCGAAGAGTAGGGGGCGACTGGAGATCGCCTCTGCTGATCCCTTCGCTTATCCTAAGATTTATGCCAA CTACCTCACCCACCCAGAGGACGTAAAGACTCTAGTAGAAGGCATAAAGTTTGCCATCAAGCTATCTGAGACCAAAGCCCTGAAGCGCTACGGAGTGACCTTGGACAAGACGCCGGTGAAGGGCTGTGAGAAGATCAAGTTCGGCTGCGACGCCTACTGGGAGTGCGCCGTGAGGATGCAGACGGCGCCGGAGAACCATCAGGCGGGCTCCTGCAAGATGGGGCCCAGGGGAGACCCCACTGCTGTCGTTGATAACTTGCTGCAG GTGCAAGGCATAGACCGTCTCCGCGTGGCTGACGCGAGCGTGATGCCAGCGGTGACGTCGGGTAACACCAACGCGCCCGTCATCATGATCGGCGAGAGAGCCGCCGAGTTCATCAAACAACGCTGGTTGGGACCACAG GGATCATACTCGCTGTCGCAGGGCGGTTTGACCAACACGTTGCAATCGAGCGACGCGCCGCAACCCACGTGGCAGCGCTGGCCGTGA